A window from Bdellovibrionales bacterium encodes these proteins:
- the mutT gene encoding 8-oxo-dGTP diphosphatase MutT: MAEGDEKTRKVKSRKGHWIPVVAGFLKKDGKILVGQRPENNSLPGQWEFPGGKIEPGETPEQALVRELQEELGIDAEVGDLKLACTHSYGDVGILILFYEILFWKGQPKAQHHMMLEWIHPEELKHRNIPEANRKILDRIYKALGLEWRK; this comes from the coding sequence ATGGCAGAGGGTGATGAAAAAACACGCAAAGTAAAGAGCCGTAAGGGTCATTGGATCCCTGTGGTTGCCGGCTTTCTGAAAAAAGACGGAAAGATCCTGGTCGGTCAACGACCAGAGAACAACTCTTTGCCTGGCCAATGGGAATTCCCAGGTGGCAAAATCGAACCCGGTGAAACACCGGAGCAAGCCCTCGTGCGCGAGCTTCAAGAAGAGCTCGGCATTGACGCGGAAGTCGGCGATCTCAAACTTGCTTGTACACACTCTTATGGTGATGTCGGCATTTTGATTCTCTTTTACGAAATCCTCTTCTGGAAAGGGCAACCCAAGGCACAACATCATATGATGCTGGAGTGGATCCATCCGGAGGAACTCAAACACCGCAACATCCCTGAAGCCAACCGCAAGATCTTGGATCGAATCTACAAAGCACTGGGACTGGAATGGCGAAAATAA
- a CDS encoding glycosyltransferase family 4 protein — protein sequence MKKKNTLPESLNICLVSNRFQILSRSTDAGFLWPIARGLAKQGHKVTVISTKSPIGKAEINRDGVRTFYLQESGSNLKNLKFEEAALQKFIELHKSEPFHILHSLDNSGRRIARRKDEFKVAVAYDAEATQMSQLFSILGMSQETLGSLITTAVAVTYKFLTTYFGTDRKLLKTADGVFVNNPQQRIILERYYLYPDFHIYTVPYGMELGDLSPKEESVEYRKKWNLSSNAHVVVTISDMTEIRELQNLLRSFEKVAVKKPNAYLIIVGNGPYFKQVEFEMLNLALGNRVILPGALSSRDLIEFILMADVYVDMSSRSTGFEASLIEAMAQKKVIIGSEVSPIANVVEDGVDGFLLRPADIESLASLLIEIFSGTMPAEEIGDKARQKVIDLFDTQKMIRSVLDAYRKILLNTGLY from the coding sequence GTGAAGAAAAAGAACACCCTTCCGGAATCTTTGAACATCTGTTTGGTGAGCAATCGCTTTCAGATTCTTAGCCGCTCGACGGATGCCGGTTTTCTTTGGCCTATTGCCCGCGGTTTAGCGAAGCAAGGCCACAAAGTCACGGTGATCTCTACGAAAAGTCCGATCGGAAAAGCCGAAATCAATCGCGATGGCGTTCGCACATTCTATCTTCAGGAAAGCGGCAGCAATTTAAAGAATCTTAAATTCGAAGAAGCGGCTCTGCAAAAATTCATCGAGCTGCATAAGAGCGAGCCGTTTCACATACTTCACAGCCTTGATAACTCCGGCCGACGTATTGCCCGCAGAAAAGACGAATTTAAGGTCGCTGTTGCCTACGATGCCGAAGCCACGCAAATGTCTCAGCTGTTTTCTATTTTAGGGATGAGCCAGGAAACTCTCGGAAGTTTGATCACCACGGCGGTCGCAGTGACTTATAAGTTCCTGACGACTTATTTCGGTACGGACCGCAAGCTTTTGAAAACTGCTGACGGCGTATTCGTGAACAATCCTCAGCAGCGAATTATCCTAGAGCGCTATTATCTCTACCCGGATTTTCATATCTATACTGTGCCTTACGGAATGGAGCTCGGGGATCTTTCCCCGAAAGAGGAGTCCGTCGAATACCGTAAAAAATGGAATCTCTCTTCAAATGCCCATGTGGTTGTGACGATTTCAGACATGACCGAGATTCGCGAGCTGCAAAACCTGCTTCGCTCGTTTGAAAAAGTCGCGGTCAAAAAACCGAATGCTTATCTGATTATTGTTGGTAACGGCCCTTATTTTAAGCAGGTCGAGTTCGAAATGCTGAATTTGGCGCTGGGAAACCGCGTGATTCTACCGGGAGCTTTAAGCTCACGGGACCTCATTGAATTTATCCTCATGGCCGACGTTTATGTCGACATGAGTTCCCGCTCTACCGGTTTTGAAGCCAGTCTTATTGAGGCCATGGCCCAAAAGAAAGTCATTATCGGTTCCGAAGTCAGCCCGATTGCCAATGTGGTTGAGGACGGAGTGGATGGATTCCTTCTCCGCCCTGCCGATATCGAGTCCCTCGCGAGTTTATTAATTGAAATCTTCTCCGGCACCATGCCTGCTGAAGAAATTGGCGATAAAGCCCGCCAAAAGGTCATTGATCTCTTCGATACCCAGAAAATGATCCGCTCTGTCCTCGACGCCTATCGGAAGATCCTCTTAAATACTGGTTTGTACTAA
- a CDS encoding integration host factor subunit beta, whose product MTKADLINLIAEKAGITRVKAETVVNTIFDSMVEALMRDDRIEIRGFGSFVNRQYDAYKGRNPRTGEVINVEEKKLPFFKVGKELKEDINKGPKKKA is encoded by the coding sequence ATGACAAAAGCGGATTTAATCAATCTTATTGCTGAAAAAGCAGGCATTACTCGCGTTAAAGCAGAGACTGTCGTAAACACTATTTTTGATTCCATGGTCGAAGCTCTGATGCGCGATGATCGTATTGAAATTCGTGGTTTTGGTTCATTCGTGAATCGTCAGTACGATGCTTATAAAGGTCGTAATCCGCGCACGGGTGAAGTGATCAACGTTGAAGAAAAGAAATTACCATTCTTCAAAGTTGGTAAAGAGCTCAAAGAGGACATCAACAAAGGTCCGAAAAAGAAAGCTTAG
- a CDS encoding chemotaxis protein, whose product MMNDAHNNKFVSFGLANDLRQSSQDLTRLARTYVVTGDSKYKDQYWDIVKIRSGEKARPDGRKISANDLFKQQGFTDEEMGKLTEAANKSNTLIGLEEKAMKAVEAKDFETARTLMHDENYHKQVEIIMGPIKEFEHLMTDRTDKAVADFVWYGKVLHVVILGLTLLLGATFFLMSRALKANIKVIVTSLQTVSSSVSEALGQLNESGMSLSSSSTESAASMEETVASLEEIASLIKTNTDNAHVAATLAQDSQGVATLGHKDITGLVSSMSEIAASSVKMKDIIQVIDDIAFQTNLLALNASVEAARAGEQGKGFAVVADAVRALAQRSATSAKEIGSLITDVNAKIDTGTDKVTASGEVFNKILGSVGKVSNLSQEISLAAQQQQTGIGQISTAMNQLDQTSQANAAAAEQISATVTELKDQGVELNRLVIQLSSMVSNEKSA is encoded by the coding sequence ATGATGAACGATGCTCACAATAACAAATTTGTTTCTTTCGGTCTGGCCAATGACCTCCGCCAAAGCTCACAAGACCTCACTCGCCTGGCAAGAACTTACGTAGTCACCGGCGATTCAAAATACAAAGACCAATACTGGGACATTGTGAAAATCCGCTCTGGAGAAAAAGCTCGCCCGGATGGCAGAAAAATCTCTGCGAATGACCTCTTCAAACAACAAGGTTTCACCGACGAAGAAATGGGTAAACTGACTGAAGCGGCCAACAAGTCCAACACACTGATTGGCCTTGAAGAGAAGGCGATGAAAGCCGTCGAAGCTAAAGACTTCGAAACCGCTCGTACGCTCATGCATGATGAAAACTATCACAAACAAGTTGAAATCATCATGGGCCCAATCAAAGAGTTCGAGCATTTAATGACAGATCGTACTGATAAAGCCGTTGCTGACTTTGTTTGGTATGGGAAAGTTTTGCACGTCGTGATTTTGGGTCTGACGCTACTTTTGGGTGCGACTTTCTTCCTGATGAGTCGCGCGCTGAAAGCGAACATCAAAGTCATCGTAACGAGTTTGCAAACTGTTTCTAGCTCAGTTTCAGAAGCTCTCGGTCAGTTGAATGAGTCCGGCATGAGCTTATCCTCTTCGTCAACGGAAAGCGCCGCTTCGATGGAAGAAACTGTGGCTTCACTTGAGGAAATTGCCAGCTTGATCAAAACGAATACTGACAATGCTCACGTCGCAGCGACATTAGCTCAGGACTCTCAAGGTGTTGCGACTTTGGGCCACAAAGACATCACAGGTCTCGTTTCTTCCATGAGTGAAATCGCTGCGAGCTCTGTGAAGATGAAAGACATTATCCAAGTTATCGATGATATCGCTTTCCAAACAAACTTACTGGCCCTGAACGCTTCTGTTGAGGCCGCCCGTGCCGGTGAACAAGGAAAAGGCTTTGCAGTCGTTGCTGATGCCGTTCGCGCCCTTGCACAAAGAAGTGCAACTTCAGCAAAAGAAATTGGTTCGTTGATCACGGACGTCAACGCTAAGATCGATACGGGCACTGACAAAGTGACTGCGAGTGGCGAAGTCTTTAATAAGATTCTCGGCTCTGTGGGCAAGGTTTCAAACCTGAGCCAAGAGATCTCTCTCGCCGCTCAACAACAACAAACTGGTATTGGTCAGATTTCTACAGCGATGAATCAGCTCGATCAAACATCGCAAGCCAATGCCGCTGCTGCGGAGCAAATCTCTGCAACGGTGACAGAGCTTAAAGATCAGGGTGTGGAACTCAACCGCCTTGTGATTCAATTATCTTCAATGGTTAGCAACGAAAAATCTGCTTAA
- a CDS encoding RsmB/NOP family class I SAM-dependent RNA methyltransferase, producing the protein MKINRPLLDELLTSLEEVFFDGKYADKVIESCLKHNADWSLSERRFFAETLYGVLRWERLLVFIAGNDSLARVIGTQWLRTGHDLPDWEEFDGLSYDFVRRKEKEASGDFAIRQSIPDWIDELGRKELGGDSWEKAVIAMNQPGELYLRVNSLKATPDDVIAALATKEIVAEKVSSDVPYALKVKDRKDLFRTDAFRNGMFEVQDAGSQMVVPLLDVQPGQRVIDACAGSGGKSLHIASYLQNKGRLISMDIKDWKLHELKLRARRAGATNIETRVIESSKTIKRLKEQADRVLLDVPCTGLGVLRRNPDAKWRLHAEDVEQINKEQYQILTSYSAMTKKGGLMVYSTCSILPSENEQQIAKFLKEKNGDWSLVKEIHLRPDVEGYDGFYAALLKRN; encoded by the coding sequence GTGAAAATCAATCGCCCTCTGCTCGACGAACTTTTGACCTCTTTAGAAGAAGTGTTCTTTGACGGTAAGTACGCCGACAAAGTGATTGAGTCTTGCCTGAAGCACAATGCCGACTGGTCCCTGTCTGAACGCCGATTCTTTGCCGAAACTTTGTACGGAGTTTTACGCTGGGAACGTTTGCTCGTATTCATCGCTGGCAACGACAGTCTCGCACGCGTGATCGGCACGCAGTGGTTGCGCACAGGTCATGATCTGCCAGATTGGGAAGAGTTCGACGGCCTCAGTTATGATTTCGTGAGACGCAAAGAAAAAGAAGCCAGCGGCGACTTTGCCATTCGCCAGTCTATTCCTGACTGGATTGATGAGCTTGGCCGTAAAGAGCTCGGCGGCGATTCGTGGGAAAAAGCCGTGATCGCAATGAATCAGCCCGGTGAGCTCTACCTTCGCGTGAACTCTTTGAAGGCTACACCTGATGATGTGATCGCGGCCTTAGCGACGAAAGAGATCGTCGCTGAAAAAGTATCGAGCGATGTTCCGTATGCTTTGAAAGTCAAAGACCGTAAAGATCTTTTCAGAACAGATGCTTTCCGCAATGGAATGTTTGAAGTTCAAGATGCCGGTTCTCAGATGGTTGTACCTTTGCTAGATGTGCAACCGGGCCAACGTGTGATCGATGCGTGCGCTGGATCTGGCGGTAAGAGTTTGCATATCGCTTCTTACTTGCAGAACAAGGGACGTTTGATTTCCATGGATATCAAAGACTGGAAGTTGCACGAGCTCAAACTCCGCGCCCGCCGCGCCGGAGCGACGAATATTGAAACTCGCGTGATTGAATCTTCTAAAACAATCAAGCGTCTGAAAGAGCAGGCGGACCGTGTACTCCTCGATGTGCCTTGTACGGGCCTTGGCGTTCTGCGCCGCAATCCCGATGCAAAATGGCGTTTGCACGCTGAAGACGTCGAGCAAATTAATAAAGAGCAATATCAAATTCTGACGAGCTATTCTGCAATGACGAAGAAGGGTGGCCTGATGGTTTACTCAACTTGCAGTATCTTGCCGTCAGAAAATGAACAGCAAATTGCGAAGTTTTTAAAAGAGAAAAACGGAGATTGGTCTTTGGTAAAAGAAATCCATCTCCGTCCTGATGTCGAGGGCTACGACGGTTTCTACGCAGCCCTTCTCAAACGCAATTAA
- a CDS encoding DUF883 family protein, which translates to MSKNPGSLSEAISNLESAGQSKAQELRDHLEKDYKEIQKALETLRPLLDDVKARAESEVKATKGQIEEQVKANPWVTLGVVGLVAFVLGWIFGSNRK; encoded by the coding sequence ATGAGCAAAAATCCCGGATCGCTGTCTGAAGCTATTTCAAATCTCGAATCTGCGGGCCAATCGAAGGCCCAAGAACTCCGTGATCATTTGGAGAAGGACTACAAAGAAATCCAAAAGGCTCTTGAGACCTTGCGTCCCCTATTGGACGATGTGAAGGCGCGTGCCGAGAGTGAAGTAAAAGCCACAAAGGGCCAAATCGAAGAGCAAGTAAAAGCCAATCCTTGGGTGACATTGGGTGTGGTGGGCTTAGTAGCTTTCGTTCTAGGCTGGATTTTCGGCAGCAACCGCAAATAG
- a CDS encoding HNH endonuclease yields the protein MTLAKEFNLDLSKNSLNLSKIPSAEILFRLERLTKSERKITHLVLWHLVEMDNRKLYLELNYDSLYQYLTKHLAYSESAAYDRIQAMRVLRQAPQVASKIEEGSLNLTQLVRVEQSLKQEKRLGKEVSKDQVFDLLNKVENKTSFETEQIIACELRQAPKTYQKVKPQSDKSIRLELTLSKEQYEILKKAQSYISHIIPENDLAAVISYLAKASIQKKEGKESEQEVQALKTQEEKFKAFESSNFKAEGSPAPSTQSFRGIPKARRKYIAESVKRALLKKAHYRCEHVNPKTKQRCNSKYQLQIDHIMPLAKGGSDKISNLRVLCGVHNRYEARRWGLNPLRQ from the coding sequence ATGACTTTAGCAAAAGAATTCAACCTAGATCTATCGAAGAACTCTTTAAATCTTTCAAAAATTCCTAGCGCGGAAATCCTTTTCCGCCTAGAGAGACTCACTAAGTCTGAAAGAAAAATCACTCACCTAGTTCTTTGGCATCTCGTTGAGATGGATAATCGTAAGCTTTATTTAGAACTAAATTATGATTCTCTTTATCAGTATCTCACAAAGCACTTAGCTTATAGTGAAAGTGCCGCTTATGACCGCATTCAAGCCATGCGGGTTCTTAGACAAGCTCCCCAAGTCGCAAGTAAAATCGAAGAAGGAAGTTTAAATCTCACTCAGCTTGTCCGTGTCGAGCAAAGTCTTAAACAAGAAAAGCGTCTCGGCAAAGAAGTTAGCAAAGACCAAGTTTTTGATCTCCTTAATAAAGTAGAAAATAAAACGAGCTTTGAAACCGAGCAAATTATTGCCTGTGAACTTAGGCAAGCTCCAAAAACTTATCAGAAAGTAAAACCCCAGAGTGATAAATCTATCCGCTTAGAACTGACTCTTTCAAAAGAGCAGTATGAGATATTGAAGAAAGCTCAGAGTTATATCTCTCATATTATTCCAGAAAATGATTTAGCAGCTGTTATTAGTTACCTAGCAAAAGCCTCGATCCAGAAAAAAGAAGGTAAAGAATCTGAGCAAGAAGTACAGGCGCTAAAGACGCAAGAAGAGAAATTTAAGGCCTTTGAATCAAGTAATTTTAAAGCAGAGGGCTCCCCGGCCCCGTCAACGCAAAGCTTCAGGGGAATCCCGAAAGCCCGTCGTAAATATATTGCTGAAAGTGTGAAGCGAGCCTTGCTTAAGAAAGCTCACTACCGCTGCGAACATGTAAATCCAAAAACCAAGCAAAGATGCAATTCCAAATACCAGCTACAAATTGATCATATCATGCCGCTAGCTAAAGGTGGGTCGGATAAAATCTCAAATCTACGGGTGCTTTGTGGAGTCCACAATCGTTATGAGGCACGCAGATGGGGACTAAACCCGCTCAGACAATAA
- the genX gene encoding EF-P lysine aminoacylase GenX — MTRAEFLAQKWNRYPLLPKGVSFIGRIHEIHPYDQEWEVTVTREGKTHNRIFPRLVLLEHQTVEADRLLIVGDLVAISDGGVVTLLAPYTQKLPPRVLRLEYLRLWQDYVYWMREYFREQGFVEVRTPSLVPCPGTEPSLDVFSTEFVNGSRRQKLYLPTSPELHLKKALALGAEKIFEIKNVFRNGEVTDHHQPEFTMIEWYRAYDGMLAIKRDVADLVNYLVRKMPSLKTPLGFDTVQIPQLFYRHCGYELRPDTTLEQMKALAEKSGVDVSSARTIDDYFFLIFMEKIETQFIQERLVFVEKYPPYQAALARLTADGWGDRFEVYWQGLELANAFHELNDPAVQKQRFAEDLAKKRAMGKEEISLDAEFMQCLEAGMPPSAGIALGVERLFMALTGIASISDTRLFPMK; from the coding sequence GTGACTCGAGCAGAGTTCTTAGCTCAGAAATGGAATCGTTACCCTCTTCTTCCGAAGGGGGTTTCTTTTATCGGCCGCATTCACGAAATTCACCCTTACGATCAAGAATGGGAAGTCACAGTCACCCGCGAGGGCAAGACTCACAACCGCATTTTTCCGCGCTTGGTTTTGTTGGAGCATCAGACGGTTGAAGCGGATCGTTTGCTGATCGTCGGTGATCTCGTTGCGATCTCTGATGGCGGAGTCGTGACGTTGCTCGCACCTTATACTCAGAAATTACCACCGCGTGTTTTGCGTTTGGAATACCTGCGTTTGTGGCAGGATTACGTTTACTGGATGCGCGAATATTTCCGTGAGCAGGGCTTTGTTGAAGTCCGAACGCCGTCATTGGTGCCGTGCCCGGGGACCGAGCCGTCGCTGGATGTTTTCAGCACCGAGTTTGTGAATGGATCTCGCCGTCAGAAGCTATACTTGCCGACGAGCCCGGAGCTGCACTTGAAAAAGGCGCTGGCTTTGGGGGCAGAGAAAATTTTTGAAATTAAAAATGTTTTTAGAAACGGCGAAGTCACGGATCATCATCAGCCCGAATTCACGATGATCGAGTGGTATCGTGCCTATGACGGAATGCTGGCGATCAAGCGAGATGTGGCGGACTTGGTGAACTACTTGGTTCGTAAGATGCCATCGCTGAAGACGCCGTTGGGTTTCGACACGGTTCAGATCCCGCAATTGTTTTACCGTCACTGTGGCTACGAGCTTCGCCCGGATACAACGCTGGAGCAGATGAAGGCGCTGGCAGAGAAGTCTGGCGTAGATGTATCGTCGGCTCGGACGATCGACGATTACTTCTTCCTGATCTTCATGGAAAAAATTGAAACGCAGTTTATTCAAGAGCGTTTGGTTTTCGTCGAAAAATATCCGCCATATCAAGCAGCCTTAGCGCGTTTGACTGCAGACGGGTGGGGCGATCGTTTCGAGGTGTATTGGCAGGGCTTAGAACTCGCCAACGCCTTCCACGAGCTGAACGACCCAGCAGTGCAAAAGCAGCGCTTCGCCGAAGACTTAGCGAAGAAGCGGGCGATGGGTAAAGAAGAAATCTCTTTGGACGCCGAATTCATGCAATGCCTCGAAGCAGGGATGCCACCGTCTGCCGGTATCGCTTTGGGTGTCGAGCGGCTGTTCATGGCACTGACGGGTATTGCCAGCATCTCTGACACACGGCTTTTTCCGATGAAATGA
- a CDS encoding TldD/PmbA family protein — MTRSTISANFTTSLKEFKNQVDWVGLRFYSEKTNQHTIRNEHPESHSSKRDQGVMIEVMVDGHLGYAATSNLTPEGMKHAFNKAKELSTQASRVKAAEFTLDQRPSSRGNFQSPYLHRLSTLETAETVDILMKASKALKVSDKIVSREAYVMLTETEIQYLSSSGAEWSQNFDLVTTLFRATAEDDKDTQMRNMGNSIQAGAEVLRDPQLLDLCRLNGEEALELLAAPNCPTGTMDLLIAPDQMQLQIHESIGHPLELDRILGDERNFAGWSFIKPENFGHLQYGSHLLNVVFDPSEQGQFASYAFDDVGNPATREYLIKNGKLLRGLGGLESQKRLGIPGVANQRASSWNRAPIDRMANINVEPGTATLDEMIKSVKHGIVMKTNKSWSIDDYRNKFQFGCEYGQLIEDGEITQTVKNPNYRGRTLQFWNSLKAVGNAQTYENHGSPYCGKGEPSQIIRVAHSSPYCLFSNIEVFGGV, encoded by the coding sequence ATGACCCGTTCCACAATTTCCGCAAACTTCACGACATCTCTCAAAGAGTTCAAGAATCAGGTCGATTGGGTAGGTCTGAGATTCTACTCTGAGAAAACCAATCAACACACGATCCGCAACGAACATCCAGAGTCCCACTCATCAAAACGGGATCAAGGTGTCATGATCGAAGTCATGGTCGACGGTCACTTAGGATATGCAGCCACCAGCAACCTGACTCCTGAAGGAATGAAGCATGCCTTCAACAAAGCTAAAGAACTTTCAACTCAAGCCTCGCGCGTAAAGGCCGCTGAGTTCACTCTCGATCAGCGCCCGTCTTCTCGTGGCAACTTCCAAAGTCCTTACCTTCACCGCTTGAGCACCCTCGAAACCGCTGAAACTGTCGACATTCTCATGAAGGCCTCAAAAGCCCTGAAGGTTTCCGACAAAATCGTTTCACGCGAAGCTTATGTCATGCTGACCGAGACTGAAATTCAATATTTGTCCTCTTCAGGCGCTGAATGGAGCCAGAACTTCGATCTCGTCACAACTCTGTTCCGGGCAACGGCTGAAGACGACAAAGACACGCAAATGCGCAATATGGGGAACTCGATCCAAGCAGGCGCAGAAGTCCTCCGCGATCCGCAATTGTTGGACCTCTGCCGCCTGAATGGTGAAGAGGCCCTGGAGCTTCTCGCTGCCCCGAACTGTCCTACTGGGACAATGGATTTGCTGATTGCGCCGGATCAGATGCAATTACAGATTCACGAATCCATCGGCCACCCACTGGAACTGGATCGCATTCTGGGTGATGAAAGAAATTTCGCCGGCTGGAGTTTCATTAAACCTGAAAACTTCGGACATCTTCAATATGGCTCTCACCTGCTTAATGTCGTCTTTGATCCGAGTGAGCAAGGTCAGTTCGCTTCTTATGCGTTTGATGATGTCGGCAACCCGGCGACTCGCGAGTATTTGATTAAAAACGGCAAGCTCCTTCGCGGGCTTGGTGGTTTGGAATCACAAAAACGTCTCGGTATTCCAGGCGTTGCCAACCAACGTGCTTCCAGCTGGAATCGCGCACCGATTGATCGCATGGCGAATATCAACGTCGAACCGGGTACAGCGACTCTTGATGAGATGATTAAGTCGGTCAAACACGGCATCGTGATGAAGACCAACAAGTCCTGGTCGATTGATGACTACCGCAACAAGTTCCAGTTCGGCTGCGAATATGGTCAGCTGATCGAAGACGGAGAAATCACGCAAACCGTGAAAAATCCCAATTACCGCGGTAGAACTCTGCAGTTCTGGAATAGCTTGAAAGCCGTCGGCAATGCCCAAACCTATGAAAACCACGGCAGCCCTTATTGCGGTAAAGGCGAACCGAGCCAGATTATCCGCGTAGCCCACTCTTCGCCGTACTGCCTATTCTCAAACATCGAAGTTTTCGGAGGTGTGTAA
- a CDS encoding Zn-dependent protease, giving the protein MNQREVFNHVAEALFNELHQDEALTVDFRGEDTDYVRWNQSKVRQNTSVGQKEISLVFDKNGRRLNKSFSAQVDKEWDLVEARKLLVEAREEAPNLPQDPFLVPFVNNGTSEAHFEGKLLQGASLIEAISKPARDHDMAGLYAGGLIEMGNRNSKGQNHWFGNESFFMDYSLYNGERAVKAVYAGFQWKQHDFEDSLHESAMQLAVMNRPRKKLEPGKYRVYLAPAAVSELTTMFDWGGLSARAYKTGTCALKKLKDGERKFSSKFSMSENFHLGLTPRFNQLGELAPEKMTLIKEGQLEHLLVNSRSAKEYGLPNNHANEREVPRAMEIAPGTLKENEILKHLGTGLYLSNLHYLNWSDLQNARITGMTRYACLWVENGEVVAPIEDMRFDVSLYDILDEGLLEVTDFQRVDPSIATYMQRELGGKNLPGMLIKDFSFTL; this is encoded by the coding sequence ATGAATCAACGCGAAGTTTTTAACCATGTTGCAGAAGCGCTTTTCAACGAACTCCATCAAGATGAAGCCCTGACTGTTGACTTCCGCGGTGAAGACACGGATTACGTGCGCTGGAATCAGAGCAAGGTCCGTCAGAACACTTCGGTCGGCCAAAAAGAAATCAGCCTAGTGTTTGATAAGAACGGCCGCCGTCTGAACAAATCCTTCAGCGCACAGGTCGATAAGGAATGGGATCTCGTTGAAGCCAGAAAATTGCTTGTAGAAGCTCGTGAAGAGGCTCCGAACTTGCCACAAGATCCATTTTTGGTGCCGTTTGTGAATAACGGAACCAGCGAAGCACACTTTGAAGGAAAACTTCTTCAAGGCGCGTCACTGATAGAAGCCATTTCAAAACCGGCTCGCGACCACGACATGGCGGGGCTTTACGCTGGCGGCCTCATTGAAATGGGCAATCGCAACTCCAAAGGCCAAAACCACTGGTTCGGCAACGAAAGTTTCTTCATGGACTATTCACTTTATAATGGTGAGCGCGCCGTGAAAGCAGTCTATGCCGGTTTCCAATGGAAGCAGCATGATTTCGAAGACAGCCTCCACGAGTCGGCAATGCAGTTGGCAGTGATGAACCGTCCTCGCAAGAAACTGGAACCGGGTAAGTACCGCGTGTACCTCGCCCCTGCGGCGGTCTCGGAGTTGACAACAATGTTTGACTGGGGCGGCCTCAGCGCACGCGCTTACAAAACAGGAACTTGTGCTTTAAAGAAACTCAAAGACGGCGAACGTAAGTTTTCTTCGAAATTTTCGATGTCTGAAAATTTCCACTTGGGCCTGACTCCAAGATTCAACCAGTTGGGAGAACTTGCACCCGAGAAAATGACCCTGATCAAAGAAGGCCAACTCGAGCATTTACTCGTGAATTCCCGCAGCGCCAAAGAGTATGGACTGCCGAACAACCATGCTAACGAACGTGAAGTTCCACGCGCTATGGAAATTGCCCCAGGCACACTAAAAGAAAACGAGATCTTAAAACACCTGGGCACGGGTTTGTACTTATCGAATTTGCACTATTTAAATTGGAGCGATTTACAAAATGCCCGGATCACCGGCATGACTCGCTATGCCTGTTTATGGGTGGAAAATGGCGAAGTGGTCGCTCCAATCGAAGATATGCGATTTGATGTCAGTCTTTACGATATTTTGGACGAAGGCTTGCTTGAAGTGACTGATTTCCAGAGGGTTGATCCGAGCATTGCGACTTATATGCAACGCGAACTCGGAGGTAAAAACCTCCCAGGAATGCTGATCAAAGACTTCAGTTTCACGCTCTAA